The Sneathiella sp. P13V-1 genome includes a window with the following:
- a CDS encoding DUF4269 domain-containing protein — protein sequence MKPHYKDVLEDLQALEKLSQYQPVIIGTPPLGIQIETSDIDIACSSINLEDFERATVKIFGDFNGFSTRTRFVQHRPTVIVNFKHMGWEIEIFCQTIPTIDQWGVRHYFVEKRLLDLAPDLASQIRALKQQGLKTEPAFAKTLGLTGDPYEVILELENRSDYELLNLLSECVLGKN from the coding sequence ATGAAACCGCACTACAAAGACGTGCTCGAAGATTTGCAAGCACTGGAAAAACTATCTCAATATCAACCCGTCATCATCGGAACACCTCCGCTTGGGATCCAGATTGAAACGAGTGACATTGACATCGCTTGCAGCAGCATAAACCTGGAGGATTTTGAACGTGCAACGGTCAAGATCTTCGGTGATTTCAATGGTTTCTCAACCCGCACCCGCTTTGTGCAACACCGCCCCACTGTTATTGTCAATTTTAAGCATATGGGATGGGAAATCGAAATATTCTGCCAAACAATCCCGACAATAGATCAGTGGGGTGTTCGGCACTATTTCGTAGAAAAAAGGCTTCTAGACCTCGCTCCTGATCTGGCCTCACAAATTAGAGCACTCAAACAACAAGGCCTCAAAACCGAACCCGCCTTCGCGAAAACCCTCGGCCTTACAGGAGATCCCTATGAAGTCATTCTTGAATTGGAGAATAGATCTGATTATGAGTTATTGAATTTGCTTTCAGAATGCGTCCTCGGGAAGAATTAG
- a CDS encoding GFA family protein: MSRSGSCLCGKVTFTADPLEILQACHCDMCRTWGGGPYMAVPSNNAKFKGPISTYSSSEYADRGFCSNCGTHLFFYAKKQDMHGIPIGLFDDQSGLPFTAEIYTDEKPDYYEFANKTAHITSDQYVKKFR; encoded by the coding sequence ATGTCGAGATCTGGAAGTTGTTTGTGCGGGAAAGTGACCTTTACAGCCGATCCGTTAGAAATATTACAGGCATGCCATTGTGATATGTGCCGAACTTGGGGTGGTGGTCCCTATATGGCGGTCCCTTCCAACAACGCCAAGTTCAAAGGGCCAATTTCCACATACTCTTCGTCCGAATATGCAGATCGCGGTTTTTGTTCCAATTGTGGAACACATTTGTTTTTCTACGCAAAGAAGCAGGATATGCATGGCATCCCGATCGGCCTTTTTGACGACCAATCGGGATTACCGTTCACAGCCGAAATCTACACAGATGAAAAGCCGGATTACTATGAGTTCGCCAATAAAACGGCCCATATAACCTCCGACCAATATGTGAAAAAATTCCGATAA
- a CDS encoding acyl-CoA thioesterase yields MNAEDGQKLMLQEALEKGLIDNLLDVTPEEGATDSFIGAGGDYPVLNVYGGHLIGQSLKSAFKTVDENVLATSFHLNFLNAPKTKQSITYRVERLRDGKRFKTRCIRAYQNDVLIISATATFKKPEVGDEHQVMAPEIKTAEQLRELRKEEGRQPLLLPLTGHGVDIEPLDDWSPIKEDHKDPHLLQWMRGCVALHADAQHQQCVIAYLSDSTTLFAALRPHGNVMSHNPTSLDHSIWFHGTTDPANWMLLDIESPIASDNRGLSKGTLFDENGQVVAVIAQESSMTRRS; encoded by the coding sequence ATGAACGCTGAAGACGGGCAAAAATTAATGCTTCAGGAAGCCTTGGAAAAAGGGTTGATTGATAACTTGCTGGATGTCACCCCAGAGGAAGGTGCAACAGATAGTTTTATCGGTGCAGGTGGCGATTATCCGGTCCTCAACGTTTACGGCGGCCATCTTATAGGGCAGTCCTTGAAATCTGCGTTTAAAACAGTGGATGAGAACGTTTTGGCAACGTCATTCCATTTGAACTTTTTGAACGCGCCAAAAACGAAACAGTCGATCACCTATAGAGTTGAGCGCCTGAGGGATGGGAAGCGTTTTAAAACACGTTGTATAAGAGCTTACCAAAACGATGTCCTTATCATTTCGGCAACCGCTACTTTCAAAAAACCGGAAGTCGGGGACGAGCATCAGGTGATGGCTCCTGAAATCAAAACAGCGGAGCAGTTAAGGGAATTGCGAAAAGAGGAGGGGCGGCAGCCTTTGCTTCTTCCTCTCACCGGTCATGGTGTGGATATTGAACCTTTAGATGATTGGTCGCCCATAAAAGAGGATCATAAGGATCCGCATCTGTTGCAATGGATGCGAGGGTGCGTCGCACTTCATGCGGATGCTCAGCATCAACAATGTGTTATTGCGTATCTGTCTGACAGCACTACTTTGTTCGCCGCGCTTCGGCCCCATGGGAATGTGATGAGCCACAATCCAACAAGTCTGGACCATTCAATTTGGTTTCATGGAACAACCGATCCGGCAAACTGGATGCTCCTGGATATTGAGAGCCCAATAGCCTCAGATAATCGCGGCTTATCCAAAGGCACATTATTTGATGAGAATGGTCAGGTAGTCGCCGTTATCGCTCAAGAGTCTTCAATGACCCGGCGTTCATAA
- a CDS encoding helix-turn-helix domain-containing protein, translating into MNKPLNDSFQTLFRQWRNSRHFSQLDLALEADISQRHISYLETGRSRPSRDMILHLSEVLEIPLRERNTLLKAAGFSAEYTETELEAPKMKPIREAVARILDHHTPYPAMAVDRLWNIVQTNSAADRMLEAAKSQLNPADFSSEELNYLGNIAFLTVHPKAFRSLIKNWEVSGPQFVHRLKRDKAALGNSPSAPFYDMLIEAADLDERVGAPQEDLLPFIPLEFTLAGFDLSVFSVISTFGTPQDITTDELRIEAFYPTNDQTEAFFGQ; encoded by the coding sequence ATGAATAAACCGCTTAATGATAGTTTTCAGACCCTTTTTCGTCAGTGGAGAAACAGCCGGCATTTCTCCCAATTAGACCTCGCTTTGGAGGCCGATATTTCACAGCGCCATATCAGTTACCTTGAAACAGGTCGTAGCCGACCAAGCCGAGACATGATCCTTCATTTATCTGAAGTGCTGGAAATCCCATTGCGAGAGCGGAATACGCTTTTGAAAGCGGCTGGTTTTTCCGCTGAATACACAGAGACCGAATTGGAAGCACCAAAAATGAAACCTATTCGTGAGGCCGTGGCCCGTATTCTGGATCATCATACTCCATACCCCGCGATGGCGGTTGACCGGCTTTGGAATATTGTACAAACCAACAGTGCGGCTGACAGGATGTTGGAGGCTGCCAAAAGTCAGCTCAATCCTGCTGATTTCTCTTCTGAAGAGCTCAATTATCTTGGAAATATTGCGTTTCTGACCGTTCACCCCAAAGCCTTTCGTTCCCTCATAAAAAACTGGGAGGTATCAGGCCCTCAGTTTGTCCATCGTTTGAAACGAGACAAGGCTGCACTCGGAAATAGTCCATCGGCTCCCTTCTACGACATGCTTATTGAAGCGGCAGATCTTGATGAAAGAGTGGGTGCACCGCAAGAAGATCTTCTGCCGTTCATCCCGCTTGAGTTTACGCTTGCTGGCTTTGACTTAAGTGTCTTTTCTGTGATTTCTACGTTCGGTACACCACAAGACATCACAACCGATGAACTCCGGATTGAGGCTTTCTATCCGACCAATGACCAAACGGAAGCCTTCTTCGGCCAGTGA